From Phycisphaerae bacterium:
TTCTACAACCACGGCTGGGGCGGCGACGTGGCCAGCAACCTGGCCCGTGTCGAGCGGGACGTGCTGCCGTTCGCTCCGACCGTCTTCACCGAGGCGATGGGCATGAACGACGCGAGCTACACCATCCCCAGCGAAGGTCCGCTGCAGCGGTATCTCGAAGCCTACCGGCAGATGATCCCGATGCTGCGGCAGGCCAATCCGGACGTGCGGATCGCCCTCGTCTCAGCGATCCCGTACGAGAACATGGCCGGCAGCGGCCGGGCCGACGGCGCCTACGCCCAGACCCTGGGCATGCTCGCCCGCTACAAGGAGCAGCTCGCCCGCACGCTGGGCGTGGAGTTCATCGACCTGTTCACCGGCTACGGCGAGAAGATGGGGCTGGGCAAGGTCATTTATCCGGACTTCGTTCTCAGCGGCGACGGTATCCATCCTGGCCCGGCCGGTCAGACCATGATCGCCCAGGTGATCCTGGAGGGCATGAACGCCCCGGCGCTGGTCTCGTGTCTGAAGCTCGACGTGACCGGCGATCAGGCGAAGGTCGCCGACGCGGTCCGCTGCCAGGCCAAGGACATCGCGGTTACGGACGGCGTGGTGAGTTTCGGCCGGTTGGCCCGGTCGCTGCCGTGTCCGGTCGAGCAGGTCAATCCGACGATCAAGCGGTTTCTCGACGCGGTGGAGTTCTCGGAGGAGATCAACCGCGATATGCTGTTCGTCCGCGGATTGGCGGCTCCGGCGTACGAATTGAAGATTGATGACGTGTCGATCGGCGTTTACTCCGCCGACGAGCTGGCGATCGGGGTCAACGTGGCCAAGCCGATGACCGGGCCGATCTGGGACCAGGCGATGCAGGTGGCCGCCGCCACCATCGAGCGGTTCAGCGCCCACCGGGCCCGCTGGCGAGACATCTGGGCCAATGGCGGCGGCGTCGGCGGGCAGTATAACGAGGCGACCCAGGCCCAGCTCGACGAACTGAAAAAACAGGTGCAGGCCGCGATCGAGAAACAGCACCAGGTCAATCAGCCGAAGTGGTATCGCTTTACATTGACGCCGACGGAGGCCAAAGGCTTGGAGATTCCCGACCCGGTCACGTTCGGCCAATTGGGCATCGAGACCGGTCCGCCCCGGCTGGCCCCCGCCGAATGGGCGGATAAATCGGTCAAGCCGATCGATCTGCGGCCGGTGGTCAACCGCGGCTTCGCCGACGAAAACGAATTCGACGGCCAGGGCGGCTGGTCGGACCAGGGCGCGAGCAACGACCTGTATTCCTTCCCAATCGGCCGGCAGGTGCTGGCCGGTGTGCCTTTCGACATCCTCGACCCAGCCGCCAATGACGGCAAGTCCATGCTGGTGCTCTCGAAGCGGGAGGACCAGAAGAACGTCGCGAGCGAGGCGACGATCCCGGTGAACGGCCAGGCGAAGATGCTGGCATTTCTGCATGTCGGGGCGTGGATCGGAGGCAGCGAGACTCCGGTGCGGGTCCGGATCAACTACGCCGACGGCATGGCGACCGAGACGACCTTCGCGCCGGGCTATCACCTGACCGACTGGTGGCAGGCTTCGTCCGGACTGGCGATGGGCGTGAAGGCTTGGGAAGGCCGCAACCGCAGCACGACGATCGGCGCCTATTACACGCTGGTCGCCAATCCGTTGCCGGAAAAGGTCATCGAGTCGATCGGCATGAAAATGGAAGGAAACGAGTGGGTTTACGGCCTGATCGCCGTTACGGCGCTACAGGAGTAAAACAAGGAGCATGGACATGGCGGAGCAGGTGCGATTTGAGCCGGCGGGACGCGACGCGGCGGGCGAGCCCTTCCGGCCATGCCGGAGGATGATCGTCGGCCCCTGGTGCAATCAGCCTGAGGAGTACGAAGGCTACAACGGCTTTGTCGGATGGGCGGGCCTGACCATCCTGCGTAGCGGGCGCTGGCTGTGCACGTTCAGTTCCGGCTACTGGCACGCCAGCATGCCGCTGACCGAGGAGGTGCTGGCCGATGAAAAGTGCCGGAAGCTGTTCGAGTACTACCAGACCCTCGGCTGCCCGTACATCCGCGCCCCGCGCGGCGGGCGGGCTCACATCATGCACTCGGACGACCGCGGCCGGACCTGGTCCAAGCCGGAAACGCTGATCGACACCGATCTGGACGACCGCCATCCGACGATCCTGGAGCTCGACGACGGCACGTGGCTGTGCATGTTCTTCCAGTACCGCCTGCCGCAATTCGGCCAGGCCTGCTGGATCCGCTCGCAGGATCAGGGCAAGACCTGGACCGCTCCGGTGACTCCGCCCGGCGGGCAACCCGGCGGCTTTGGCGCCGGTCCGACCATCCAGCTTCGCGACGGAAGCGTGGTCTGGGTGGCCGAGGGGATTCACGACGACGTCGCCTACCCTCAGATTGGGGTCTATCGTTCGACCGATCGCGGGCGCAGCTTCGAGTTGGCCTCGGTTCTCCGCGCCGATCACGAACTCAACGAGCCCAGCGTGGTCGAGATGCCCTCCGGGCGGCTGGCCGTGATCACCCGTCGCCAGGGCGACCTGTGGTTTTCGGATGACGGGGGGCGAACCTGGACGCCGCCGCAAACCTTCGGCGTTGAGCTGTTCGATCCGCACCTGCTGATGCTGCCTAACGGCGTGCTGGCCTGCTTCCACGGGTCGTATCCCAACGGCGGTATTCGAGTGATCCTCAGCGGCGACGAGGGCCGCACCTGGCACGGTCCGACCGAGACCTTCGGGTACGGCGTCGATCTGAGCGTCTACGGCTACTGCCATCCGGTCCTGCTGGACGACGGCACTGTGTTGCTGGTGTACCTGCATAGCGGCGGGCACCACACCGCCGACGCCCGGACGGAGGCCCTGTGGCTCTTGCGGGTGGCCGTCAGCGATACAGCCGACGGGATCGAAATCCTGCCCGCGCCCGGTTCGCCCGCCGAACGAAAGGCGTCGCTCTCGCACTTGGAGAGCCAGCGGACCGAAGGCGGCGATCCGGCACTCGGAGAGCTGTGAGACGCCACCGCACCTTCTACCTGGAGATTCCTCTTGTCGACACAGATCACTTTCCAGACTGTCGGCGACGATCCGCAAGGCAACCGACACCGCCTTTGCCGGCGGATGCTGGTGGGGCCCTGGTGCAATCAGCCGGAGCAGTACGAAGGCTACAATGGCTTTGTCGGCTGGGCCGGGACCACCCGCCTGCGCAGCGGGCGATGGATCGTCACGTTCTCGTCCGGTTATTGGCACGGCAGCCCGCCGTGGACCGACGACATTCGCCGCGACGAAGCCTGCCGCAAGGAGTTCGAGCACTATCAGAGTCTCGGCTGCATGGACATCCGTTGCCCGCGCGGCGGACGAGCCCATCAGATCGTCTCGGACGACGAGGGCAAGACCTGGTCGATGCCGCGGACGCTGATCGATACGGACATGGACGACCGCCACCCGACGATTTTGGAACTCGACGACGGGTCGCTGCTGGCCACGTGGATGGCCCAGCGGCTGCCGCGGGTCAGCATCGCCCAGGCGATGCGCAGCGAGGACGGCGGCCGGACCTGGTCCGAGCCGGTGCGGGTCGGCGAGACGATGCTCGGTTTCGGCAACGGCTCAGCCATCCAGTTGCGCGACGGCACGGTGGTTCTGGCCGCCGAAGGGCCGCTGGACCCGGGCCTGGAGCATAACGTGATCGGCGTCTTTCGCTCCACCGATCGCGGACG
This genomic window contains:
- a CDS encoding exo-alpha-sialidase yields the protein MSTQITFQTVGDDPQGNRHRLCRRMLVGPWCNQPEQYEGYNGFVGWAGTTRLRSGRWIVTFSSGYWHGSPPWTDDIRRDEACRKEFEHYQSLGCMDIRCPRGGRAHQIVSDDEGKTWSMPRTLIDTDMDDRHPTILELDDGSLLATWMAQRLPRVSIAQAMRSEDGGRTWSEPVRVGETMLGFGNGSAIQLRDGTVVLAAEGPLDPGLEHNVIGVFRSTDRGRTFGLAAVIAADHELNEPSVAELPDGRLVLIARQQGDLSFSDDGGCSWTAPVALNVKMSDPHLLMLPNGVLACFHGAWDKGGVAAILSPDGGRTWRGPQERFGYWVDPSIYGYCHPMLLPDGTVYVVYQHNGGVKAHDARTQAVWGLRLCVSDRADGIEILPAPGSPAERGIAIDPTAVVESRASELELGDQV
- a CDS encoding SGNH/GDSL hydrolase family protein, giving the protein MRMLTCLLEVVVMMAISAPVLGQCTGCPLRCDVKDEFGENFFLRDGDVYMIYGDSITDGSIYARTLENYVLTRFPDWRVTFYNHGWGGDVASNLARVERDVLPFAPTVFTEAMGMNDASYTIPSEGPLQRYLEAYRQMIPMLRQANPDVRIALVSAIPYENMAGSGRADGAYAQTLGMLARYKEQLARTLGVEFIDLFTGYGEKMGLGKVIYPDFVLSGDGIHPGPAGQTMIAQVILEGMNAPALVSCLKLDVTGDQAKVADAVRCQAKDIAVTDGVVSFGRLARSLPCPVEQVNPTIKRFLDAVEFSEEINRDMLFVRGLAAPAYELKIDDVSIGVYSADELAIGVNVAKPMTGPIWDQAMQVAAATIERFSAHRARWRDIWANGGGVGGQYNEATQAQLDELKKQVQAAIEKQHQVNQPKWYRFTLTPTEAKGLEIPDPVTFGQLGIETGPPRLAPAEWADKSVKPIDLRPVVNRGFADENEFDGQGGWSDQGASNDLYSFPIGRQVLAGVPFDILDPAANDGKSMLVLSKREDQKNVASEATIPVNGQAKMLAFLHVGAWIGGSETPVRVRINYADGMATETTFAPGYHLTDWWQASSGLAMGVKAWEGRNRSTTIGAYYTLVANPLPEKVIESIGMKMEGNEWVYGLIAVTALQE
- a CDS encoding exo-alpha-sialidase, whose protein sequence is MAEQVRFEPAGRDAAGEPFRPCRRMIVGPWCNQPEEYEGYNGFVGWAGLTILRSGRWLCTFSSGYWHASMPLTEEVLADEKCRKLFEYYQTLGCPYIRAPRGGRAHIMHSDDRGRTWSKPETLIDTDLDDRHPTILELDDGTWLCMFFQYRLPQFGQACWIRSQDQGKTWTAPVTPPGGQPGGFGAGPTIQLRDGSVVWVAEGIHDDVAYPQIGVYRSTDRGRSFELASVLRADHELNEPSVVEMPSGRLAVITRRQGDLWFSDDGGRTWTPPQTFGVELFDPHLLMLPNGVLACFHGSYPNGGIRVILSGDEGRTWHGPTETFGYGVDLSVYGYCHPVLLDDGTVLLVYLHSGGHHTADARTEALWLLRVAVSDTADGIEILPAPGSPAERKASLSHLESQRTEGGDPALGEL